The following coding sequences are from one Actinomycetota bacterium window:
- the eno gene encoding phosphopyruvate hydratase produces the protein MSTIDQIIGREIMDSRGNPTVEVEVVLENGYLGRAAVPSGASTGAYEALELRDADPGRYLGKGVQTAVDNINEIIAPEIIGFDSLDQRFIDLTMLRLDGTDNKSRLGANAVLGVSLAAASAAANYLGLPLYRYIGGVNAHVLPVPMMNILNGGAHADNNVDFQEFMVMPVGAASFKEGLRMGAEVFHSLRKVLKAKKLNTAVGDEGGFAPDLSSNEDAIRMIIIAIEEAGYIPGKEIFIALDPAASEFYKDGNYVLEGEGRTLSASEMVDYYAQLSEKYPIISIEDGMSQDDWDGWKELTERIGETVQIVGDDLFVTNVRRLKAGIETATANSILVKLNQIGSLTETLEAIEMAQTAGYSAVISHRSGETEDTTIAHLAVALNAGQIKTGAPSRSDRVAKYNELLRIEEELGSAAAYRGMEAFYNISR, from the coding sequence ATGAGCACGATCGATCAGATTATCGGTAGGGAGATTATGGATTCGCGGGGCAATCCGACCGTGGAGGTCGAGGTCGTCCTCGAAAACGGGTATCTCGGGCGGGCGGCGGTTCCCTCCGGGGCGTCCACCGGCGCATATGAGGCGCTAGAGTTGCGCGATGCCGACCCCGGACGCTATCTCGGAAAAGGGGTTCAAACAGCGGTCGACAATATCAACGAGATCATAGCGCCCGAGATTATAGGTTTTGACAGCCTGGACCAGAGGTTCATCGATTTGACCATGCTCCGGCTCGATGGTACGGATAACAAGAGCCGTCTCGGCGCCAACGCCGTTCTCGGCGTCTCCCTAGCGGCGGCGAGCGCGGCGGCGAACTATCTCGGGCTGCCGCTCTATCGCTATATCGGCGGGGTCAACGCCCACGTTCTGCCGGTTCCGATGATGAACATATTAAACGGCGGTGCGCACGCCGACAACAACGTCGATTTTCAGGAATTTATGGTCATGCCGGTCGGCGCCGCCTCTTTTAAGGAAGGCTTGCGCATGGGTGCCGAGGTCTTCCATAGTCTGCGTAAAGTATTAAAAGCCAAGAAGCTCAACACGGCCGTCGGCGACGAGGGCGGCTTCGCGCCCGATCTCTCATCGAACGAGGACGCGATAAGAATGATCATCATTGCGATTGAAGAGGCCGGCTATATACCGGGCAAGGAGATATTTATCGCCCTCGACCCGGCTGCCAGCGAATTCTATAAGGACGGAAATTACGTTCTGGAAGGCGAAGGCCGGACCCTTTCAGCCTCGGAGATGGTCGACTATTACGCCCAACTGAGCGAGAAATACCCCATCATCTCAATCGAGGACGGCATGTCGCAAGACGACTGGGATGGCTGGAAGGAGCTGACCGAACGGATCGGTGAAACAGTCCAAATCGTCGGCGACGACCTCTTTGTGACCAACGTAAGGCGGCTCAAGGCGGGAATTGAAACGGCGACCGCCAACTCGATTCTGGTCAAACTAAACCAAATCGGCAGCCTTACCGAGACGCTCGAGGCGATAGAGATGGCGCAAACAGCCGGTTACAGCGCGGTAATCTCGCACCGTTCGGGCGAGACCGAAGACACGACCATCGCCCACCTGGCGGTCGCGCTCAACGCGGGCCAGATAAAGACCGGCGCGCCGTCGAGAAGCGACCGTGTCGCGAAATACAACGAATTGCTCCGCATCGAAGAGGAGTTGGGCTCCGCGGCGGCTTATCGCGGCATGGAAGCGTTCTACAACATAAGCCGCTAA
- the mazG gene encoding nucleoside triphosphate pyrophosphohydrolase encodes MAGDYGCEDLIELMATLRGPQGCPWDKEQTHETLRRYLIEEAYETVEAIDNGDRRHLMEELGDLLLQIVFHAQIASEAGQFTMSDVAEGIVTKLTRRHPHIFGETQVSSAREVVINWEKIKHEEKERVRVLEGVPKSLPALLYAFQMQGKAARVGFDWENIEGALEKVVEEAGELARAGAGDGGIEQEVGDLLFALVNIARHLEVEPELALRKTCEKFERRFCYIEDEAALRGQNLADMTLQEKDKLWDEAKEQE; translated from the coding sequence ATGGCGGGCGATTACGGATGTGAGGACCTTATAGAGCTGATGGCGACGCTCCGCGGCCCGCAGGGGTGTCCGTGGGACAAAGAGCAGACCCATGAGACACTCCGGCGCTATCTTATCGAAGAGGCCTATGAGACCGTCGAAGCAATCGACAACGGTGACCGTCGGCACTTAATGGAGGAACTCGGCGACCTCTTGCTCCAAATAGTCTTTCACGCCCAAATCGCCTCGGAGGCGGGGCAATTTACGATGAGCGACGTCGCCGAAGGCATTGTCACCAAGCTTACGCGGCGTCATCCGCATATCTTCGGCGAAACGCAAGTTTCTTCCGCCCGCGAAGTGGTAATAAACTGGGAAAAAATCAAACACGAAGAGAAAGAGCGAGTTCGCGTGCTGGAGGGTGTTCCTAAATCGCTCCCGGCGCTACTCTATGCTTTTCAGATGCAAGGCAAAGCCGCCAGGGTCGGTTTCGACTGGGAAAACATCGAGGGAGCGCTCGAGAAGGTCGTCGAGGAGGCCGGGGAGCTTGCAAGGGCCGGGGCGGGCGACGGCGGCATCGAGCAGGAGGTCGGTGATTTGCTCTTCGCCCTCGTCAACATCGCGCGCCATCTTGAGGTCGAGCCCGAACTCGCGCTTAGAAAAACCTGCGAGAAGTTCGAGAGAAGATTTTGCTACATCGAGGACGAAGCGGCTCTGCGGGGGCAAAATCTTGCCGACATGACCCTGCAAGAGAAGGATAAGCTATGGGACGAGGCGAAAGAGCAAGAGTAG
- a CDS encoding peptidylprolyl isomerase: MKVLRYGTAIALIAVVALSVAGCSKEPLAAKVNGKKITLAEVDVRMAQMVGQQAEMFQGEQGEQAKVQFRNQVLDQMIEMELLMAEVNKRGIKVTDKEIDDKLKELMKEYGLKEQAELEAALKQQNMTLVQFKKELADRIQIEKLGEQVTKDIKASNKEVKEYYEKNKASFAVKDQVQVAHILVQEEDKAKKILADVRAGADFSKLAKEHSIDPGSKDKGGEMPMTDKDQFVPEFAEASWKLEPGQISDLVKTTYGFHIIKMIAKKNGGEKAYKEVKDEVEEQMLSAEKQETFGKWLEELKKKAKIDRYIDANPPQVAPGAAPGAAPGAVPPADQGAPQNTVPQTGK; this comes from the coding sequence ATGAAAGTTTTGAGGTACGGCACGGCAATCGCGCTTATCGCGGTGGTTGCTCTATCCGTAGCCGGCTGCTCCAAAGAGCCCCTGGCTGCAAAGGTTAACGGTAAGAAGATCACATTGGCCGAGGTGGATGTGAGGATGGCTCAAATGGTTGGGCAGCAGGCCGAGATGTTCCAAGGAGAGCAGGGCGAGCAGGCGAAAGTGCAATTCCGAAATCAAGTCTTAGACCAAATGATTGAAATGGAATTGCTCATGGCTGAAGTCAACAAACGCGGCATCAAGGTGACCGATAAAGAGATAGACGACAAGTTAAAAGAGTTGATGAAAGAGTACGGTCTCAAGGAGCAAGCGGAACTCGAAGCGGCTCTTAAGCAGCAGAACATGACGCTTGTCCAGTTTAAAAAAGAGTTGGCGGACCGTATCCAAATAGAGAAACTCGGCGAGCAGGTGACCAAGGATATCAAGGCTTCGAACAAAGAGGTCAAAGAGTATTACGAAAAGAACAAGGCGAGTTTCGCGGTAAAAGACCAGGTACAGGTGGCTCACATTCTCGTCCAAGAAGAGGATAAAGCCAAGAAGATACTCGCGGATGTCCGGGCGGGCGCGGATTTCTCCAAATTGGCCAAAGAGCACAGCATCGACCCGGGGAGCAAAGATAAAGGCGGCGAGATGCCGATGACCGACAAAGACCAGTTTGTTCCAGAGTTTGCGGAGGCGTCCTGGAAGCTTGAGCCCGGGCAAATCAGCGATCTCGTAAAGACGACCTACGGCTTTCATATCATCAAGATGATCGCCAAGAAGAATGGCGGAGAGAAGGCATACAAGGAAGTCAAAGACGAAGTCGAAGAGCAGATGCTCAGCGCTGAGAAGCAAGAGACTTTCGGAAAGTGGCTCGAGGAGCTAAAGAAGAAGGCAAAAATCGATAGATATATAGACGCTAATCCACCGCAGGTAGCGCCGGGAGCGGCTCCAGGTGCGGCCCCGGGAGCGGTTCCGCCCGCCGACCAGGGAGCGCCTCAAAATACGGTGCCCCAGACAGGCAAATAA
- the mfd gene encoding transcription-repair coupling factor, giving the protein MEISKLVEYISSDERYKSIISELKSGSEADVSISASARAFLLAAIRSDLRSSMLVLTASAERAVRLASDLRAFSVDADVFPDPETMPYDPLSPGAASAGKRLAVLDSMAAGVPRVWVSSIQTAMGVLPPVTESLHHPVEVRVGETIDIYGLAERLVSMGYLRTMRVEGQGRFSVRGGIIDVFPAQGKTPIRIELFGDDVESIRTFSPTTQRSTGNMISAVVYGCRHLSLNEGNIERALRRLPERYRAEHEDEIAALREFRYFDGIEKYLPFLYEETASLMDYLPEHCIIVLDEPEETEQAGERYYEQQQSYIEHLVEDSAATGSADTYFMRPAALLEKGAPTLRLFSIGQSSNEVMSFAASAIQPLFGDIDALEKLLKDYVSAGMAVVVVLRNEGERARMAEIFSERGIAYSRDSLVLHGVCLALGNLSGGFDSGDLALAVVSFADIFGRQSAATKVGGVTPGRAIASVSELNPGDFVVHSNHGIAVYAGLKRREVAGIVRDYALLEYAGTDKLFVPMEQLDRITRFIGTAGEEPTISRLGSAEWLKAKRKVQASVKKVAYDLLSLYAERSKARGHAYSADTAWQNEMEGDFVHVETPGQLTAIDDVKRDMEAPKPMDRLICGDVGYGKTEVAVRSAFKAVVDGKQVLVLVPTTILAQQHYTTFKERLSAYPVNVDMVSRFRSRNERKDTIKRFNEGEVDILIGTHRLLQADVKPFDLGLVIIDEEQRFGVNDKEKIRNFKKSVDVLTLSATPIPRTMQMSLAGVRDMSVIETPPEDRRPIITHVGRYDEEMLLRAVRRELGRGGQVYYVHNRVETITGVAVRLTSLVPEARVAVAHGQMSENQLEKITAAFLEGDYDVLVSTTIIESGIDIPNVNTLIVDRAEHLGLAQLYQLRGRVGRSERRAYAYFFFTPNRLLTGRAFERLKTISDFTELGSGVKIAMRDLEIRGAGSLLGAEQSGHMSAVGFELYCQMLREAIEEMEGKSVAEPAEIKIDLPVDAYLPEPYIAEENLRVEAYKKIILARSPEDLDEVALELADRFGPVPEPVDALLGIARLRLIANVLGIKEVSLQYGKVRVSPIRVPKHQEVVLSVSYKNLLFKPEREYLQVAKVESSNIIPFMLSLFSDIMSSLSSRDDVSTKAR; this is encoded by the coding sequence GTGGAAATAAGCAAACTGGTCGAATATATCTCAAGCGACGAGCGCTATAAGAGTATTATCAGCGAGTTAAAGAGCGGCTCCGAAGCGGACGTGTCGATTAGCGCGAGCGCGCGGGCTTTTCTGCTCGCGGCGATTCGCTCGGATTTGCGCTCATCGATGCTGGTACTAACGGCAAGCGCGGAGCGCGCCGTCCGTCTGGCCTCGGACTTGCGGGCGTTCTCGGTCGACGCGGATGTCTTCCCGGACCCCGAGACGATGCCCTATGATCCGCTCTCACCCGGCGCGGCATCCGCGGGTAAGCGACTCGCGGTTCTCGACAGCATGGCCGCGGGCGTGCCGCGGGTGTGGGTAAGCTCCATTCAGACGGCGATGGGCGTACTGCCTCCCGTCACGGAATCACTCCATCATCCGGTCGAGGTGCGCGTCGGTGAGACGATAGATATCTATGGCTTAGCTGAGCGGTTGGTGTCGATGGGCTATTTGCGAACGATGCGCGTCGAGGGCCAAGGTCGGTTTAGCGTGCGCGGCGGCATCATCGACGTCTTTCCGGCACAGGGGAAGACACCAATCCGTATCGAGCTTTTCGGCGACGATGTCGAGTCGATACGGACATTCAGCCCGACAACACAGCGCTCGACCGGCAATATGATCAGCGCCGTCGTCTACGGATGCCGTCACCTATCGCTCAACGAGGGCAATATCGAACGGGCGCTCCGGAGGCTTCCGGAGAGATACCGGGCCGAGCATGAAGATGAGATAGCCGCGTTGCGGGAGTTTCGCTACTTCGACGGAATCGAGAAATACCTGCCGTTTCTCTACGAAGAGACGGCTTCATTGATGGATTACCTGCCGGAGCATTGTATAATCGTCCTCGATGAACCCGAGGAGACGGAGCAAGCGGGCGAGCGCTACTACGAGCAGCAACAATCCTATATCGAGCACCTGGTGGAGGACAGCGCCGCGACGGGCTCGGCCGATACGTACTTCATGCGGCCGGCGGCGCTCCTCGAGAAGGGCGCGCCGACTTTGCGGTTGTTCTCTATAGGCCAATCATCAAACGAGGTCATGAGTTTTGCGGCCTCGGCGATTCAGCCGCTTTTCGGAGACATCGACGCGCTAGAAAAACTTCTCAAAGATTATGTAAGCGCCGGAATGGCGGTCGTAGTGGTTCTGCGCAATGAGGGAGAGCGCGCGCGTATGGCAGAGATATTCTCTGAGCGGGGGATTGCCTACTCGCGGGATTCGCTCGTTTTGCACGGTGTCTGTCTCGCGCTCGGAAATCTTTCCGGCGGTTTCGACAGCGGCGACCTCGCGCTCGCGGTAGTATCCTTTGCCGATATTTTCGGGAGGCAAAGCGCCGCGACTAAAGTCGGCGGTGTGACGCCGGGTCGGGCTATCGCAAGCGTCTCCGAACTCAACCCGGGCGACTTTGTCGTCCACAGCAACCACGGCATAGCGGTCTACGCGGGGCTCAAGCGGCGCGAAGTCGCCGGTATCGTCCGCGATTACGCGCTCCTCGAGTATGCCGGTACCGACAAGCTCTTTGTCCCGATGGAGCAGCTCGACCGGATAACCCGCTTTATCGGCACAGCCGGCGAGGAGCCGACTATATCGCGACTCGGCAGCGCCGAGTGGCTCAAAGCGAAGCGAAAGGTTCAAGCATCCGTCAAGAAGGTCGCCTATGACCTTTTGTCGCTCTACGCCGAGCGTTCGAAGGCGAGGGGCCACGCGTACTCGGCCGATACGGCGTGGCAAAACGAGATGGAGGGCGACTTTGTCCACGTCGAGACGCCCGGCCAACTGACCGCGATAGACGATGTCAAGCGCGACATGGAAGCCCCAAAGCCTATGGACAGGCTGATATGCGGCGACGTCGGCTACGGTAAGACCGAGGTCGCGGTCCGCTCCGCGTTCAAGGCGGTCGTAGACGGCAAGCAGGTTCTCGTTCTCGTGCCGACGACTATTCTGGCGCAGCAGCACTACACCACATTTAAAGAGCGGCTCTCGGCCTATCCGGTCAATGTCGATATGGTCAGCCGCTTCAGGTCGCGCAACGAGCGGAAGGATACCATAAAGCGTTTTAACGAGGGCGAAGTAGACATTCTGATAGGGACGCACCGGCTGCTCCAGGCCGATGTGAAACCGTTCGACCTGGGGCTCGTAATAATCGACGAAGAACAGCGCTTCGGGGTCAACGACAAAGAGAAAATCCGCAACTTCAAAAAGAGCGTCGATGTCCTGACGCTGAGCGCTACGCCGATACCGCGTACTATGCAGATGTCACTGGCGGGTGTGCGCGATATGTCGGTGATAGAGACGCCCCCCGAAGATCGCCGCCCGATCATCACCCATGTCGGCCGTTATGATGAGGAGATGTTGCTCCGGGCCGTCCGCCGTGAGCTTGGCCGGGGTGGGCAGGTTTATTATGTCCATAACCGCGTAGAGACCATTACCGGTGTCGCGGTGCGCCTGACCTCGCTAGTGCCCGAGGCGCGCGTCGCCGTCGCGCATGGGCAAATGAGCGAGAACCAACTTGAAAAGATAACGGCGGCGTTTCTAGAAGGTGATTACGATGTCCTAGTCAGCACGACTATCATCGAGTCGGGAATCGATATCCCGAACGTAAACACGCTCATAGTCGACCGCGCCGAGCATCTGGGCCTGGCCCAACTCTACCAACTAAGGGGGAGGGTCGGACGGAGCGAGCGCCGCGCCTACGCCTACTTTTTCTTTACTCCGAACCGGCTCCTAACCGGCCGGGCTTTCGAGCGGCTCAAGACGATCAGCGACTTTACCGAGCTGGGCTCCGGCGTCAAGATAGCCATGCGCGACCTCGAAATCAGGGGAGCGGGCAGCCTCCTCGGAGCCGAGCAGAGCGGGCATATGTCGGCGGTAGGTTTTGAACTCTACTGTCAGATGTTGCGCGAAGCTATCGAGGAGATGGAGGGAAAATCGGTGGCGGAACCCGCCGAGATAAAGATCGATTTGCCGGTCGACGCGTACCTGCCGGAGCCGTACATCGCCGAGGAGAATCTGCGGGTAGAGGCGTACAAAAAGATAATCCTCGCGCGGTCGCCCGAAGACCTCGATGAAGTCGCCTTGGAGTTAGCCGACCGTTTCGGTCCGGTTCCGGAGCCGGTCGACGCCTTGCTCGGTATCGCGCGCCTACGCTTAATCGCCAATGTTCTCGGCATAAAAGAGGTCAGCCTGCAATACGGCAAAGTAAGGGTGTCTCCGATACGAGTGCCCAAGCACCAAGAGGTTGTGTTATCGGTGTCATATAAAAATTTGTTATTCAAGCCCGAGCGCGAATACCTCCAGGTAGCCAAGGTGGAATCGTCGAACATAATTCCCTTCATGTTGTCTTTATTTAGTGATATAATGAGTTCGCTCTCTTCAAGAGACGATGTAAGCACGAAAGCGAGGTAA
- the pth gene encoding aminoacyl-tRNA hydrolase — MNIVVGLGNPGTEYESTRHNAGFMVVERLAQTRDIALDKRTRLARWGEGAISGIPVTLAEPRTFMNNSGLAVKELLRAADADPEKLIVVYDDLDLEPGQIRVRENGGSGGHKGIISIVDQIGSGAFVRVRVGIGRPPGRQDPARYVLSPFSKREREDMAVTIERAADAVAYLLSEGVTKAMNEFNRRSDQD; from the coding sequence ATGAATATAGTAGTAGGATTGGGAAATCCCGGAACCGAATATGAATCGACACGCCATAACGCGGGCTTTATGGTCGTCGAGCGCTTGGCGCAAACCCGCGACATCGCTCTCGACAAGAGAACCCGGTTGGCGCGGTGGGGCGAGGGCGCCATCTCAGGGATACCGGTAACGTTAGCCGAGCCGCGCACGTTCATGAACAATAGCGGGCTGGCGGTGAAGGAGCTTCTCAGGGCGGCCGACGCGGACCCCGAGAAGCTCATCGTCGTCTACGACGACCTCGACCTGGAGCCGGGTCAGATACGCGTTCGAGAGAATGGCGGGAGCGGCGGACATAAAGGAATAATCTCCATCGTAGACCAAATCGGCTCCGGCGCGTTTGTGCGAGTGCGGGTCGGCATCGGCAGGCCGCCGGGCCGCCAAGACCCGGCGCGCTATGTTCTAAGCCCTTTTAGCAAGCGTGAGCGCGAAGATATGGCTGTCACAATCGAGCGCGCGGCGGACGCGGTAGCATATTTGCTCTCGGAAGGCGTCACCAAAGCTATGAACGAGTTTAATCGCCGTTCCGACCAAGACTAA
- a CDS encoding 50S ribosomal protein L25 yields the protein METAELKAEKRDVVGKESSKKLRREGRVPAVLYSDGESSTLTVDARDFRAIVHSKSGTNVIVKLKIAGMRSHPSAIIKEIQKNPLRNEYFSIDFQKIAMDEKINAMVPISVVGEAPGVKAGGMLEQQLWEVELEGLPTDMPGNLVVDVSTLVVGAAIHARDIVIPADIELVTDPDSTILAISLGKAEVEGAEAVEGAEPELVASGGAAAKAAEKEAEASK from the coding sequence ATGGAAACAGCCGAACTTAAGGCGGAAAAGCGTGATGTCGTAGGTAAAGAGTCGAGCAAAAAACTGCGACGTGAAGGAAGGGTGCCCGCGGTCTTATACAGCGACGGGGAGTCGTCGACGCTGACAGTCGACGCCCGTGACTTTCGCGCGATCGTGCACTCGAAATCAGGAACCAACGTTATCGTCAAGCTCAAAATCGCGGGTATGCGGAGCCACCCGAGCGCGATAATCAAAGAGATTCAAAAGAATCCCTTGCGGAACGAGTATTTTAGTATCGACTTTCAGAAGATAGCGATGGATGAGAAGATAAACGCGATGGTTCCGATATCGGTCGTAGGGGAAGCGCCCGGTGTAAAAGCCGGCGGGATGCTCGAGCAGCAGCTTTGGGAAGTAGAGCTTGAGGGTCTGCCTACGGACATGCCGGGAAACCTTGTGGTCGACGTGAGCACTTTGGTGGTCGGTGCCGCCATCCACGCGCGGGATATCGTAATTCCCGCCGATATCGAGCTGGTGACCGACCCGGATTCGACGATTCTTGCCATATCCTTAGGCAAGGCGGAGGTCGAGGGCGCTGAAGCGGTCGAGGGCGCTGAGCCTGAATTGGTCGCAAGCGGCGGAGCCGCGGCTAAAGCGGCCGAAAAGGAAGCCGAAGCGTCTAAATAG